The Sulfurospirillum halorespirans DSM 13726 genome has a window encoding:
- a CDS encoding flagellar basal body-associated FliL family protein, whose translation MFNERLLKLSLGFIFLLILLGFITINYMLKDDGTQSSYEKTPSTQANNVSKNAKELSLDTIFINIKAQKYKILKADIALVLKNNATKKELQANMDNVRNAVLQYLSTMDANGLETLNGKDRLKEELIEMLENTFGYEIETIYIKNFILSP comes from the coding sequence ATGTTTAATGAAAGACTACTCAAACTCTCTTTAGGTTTTATTTTTTTGTTGATTCTTCTTGGATTTATTACGATTAATTATATGCTTAAAGACGATGGCACTCAATCTTCGTACGAAAAAACTCCCTCAACGCAGGCTAATAATGTCAGTAAGAATGCAAAAGAGCTGAGCCTTGATACGATTTTTATCAACATAAAAGCGCAAAAGTATAAGATTTTAAAAGCCGATATTGCGTTGGTTTTGAAAAACAATGCGACCAAAAAAGAGCTTCAAGCCAATATGGACAATGTGCGCAATGCCGTTTTGCAGTATCTTAGCACCATGGATGCAAATGGGCTTGAAACGTTAAATGGTAAAGATCGCCTTAAAGAAGAGTTGATCGAGATGTTGGAAAATACATTTGGGTATGAGATCGAGACGATTTACATTAAAAATTTTATTCTCTCACCTTGA
- a CDS encoding MFS transporter has protein sequence MIFFKISGFFFAYFSVTSVYVIFMPKILQTLDYSAPQIGAIFALAPLMRFFVPFFFLKHFELTQKVFYTALCGALLAIMLFYPTIHHFYLFMLPNMLLGACLGMILPYIETYAMEHLQKERFGRSRLFGSIGFMLIGIILARHLEHYTNGLHYLLLAISLTAFFAYWLTQNNVHFTTENATNEAPFNFLHVKYLWISLFLMQVSFGGFYNFFTIYETAHGISLEMTSYLWAFGVICEIVLFYFQSPLLKRFSLLSLIKLGVLATALRWFLLFLFPSSLWISYASQSLHAFSFALHHTAALSLLYTLYAHKKLAGQFYYGFSFGLGGFVGALLAGYFYGEYLYLYASLVALLALGSLMLFKVRE, from the coding sequence ATGATCTTTTTTAAAATCTCTGGCTTTTTCTTTGCCTACTTTTCTGTTACCAGTGTGTATGTCATCTTTATGCCTAAAATCTTACAAACACTTGATTACAGTGCTCCTCAAATCGGAGCTATCTTTGCACTAGCGCCTTTGATGCGTTTTTTTGTCCCCTTTTTCTTTCTCAAACATTTTGAGCTCACCCAAAAAGTCTTTTATACAGCGCTTTGTGGGGCGCTTCTTGCCATTATGCTGTTCTACCCGACCATTCACCACTTCTACCTCTTTATGCTCCCTAATATGCTTCTAGGTGCGTGTCTTGGCATGATATTACCGTACATTGAAACCTATGCGATGGAGCATTTGCAAAAAGAGCGCTTTGGACGATCGCGCCTGTTTGGCTCGATCGGTTTTATGCTGATTGGCATTATCCTAGCGCGTCACTTGGAACATTACACCAATGGCTTGCATTACCTGCTTTTAGCCATCAGTTTGACCGCTTTTTTTGCGTATTGGCTAACCCAAAACAATGTTCACTTTACAACTGAAAATGCCACGAACGAAGCGCCTTTTAACTTCTTACATGTAAAGTATTTATGGATCAGTCTTTTTCTAATGCAGGTCAGTTTTGGGGGATTTTATAACTTCTTTACCATTTACGAAACGGCGCACGGCATCAGCCTTGAAATGACGAGCTATTTGTGGGCATTTGGTGTTATCTGCGAGATTGTGCTGTTCTATTTTCAATCCCCATTACTCAAGCGTTTTAGCCTTCTATCGCTTATCAAACTGGGTGTTTTAGCAACAGCCCTTCGTTGGTTTTTGCTCTTTTTATTCCCCTCATCGCTGTGGATCTCTTACGCTTCACAATCGTTGCATGCCTTTAGCTTTGCCCTGCATCACACCGCAGCGCTCAGCCTTTTGTACACACTTTATGCGCATAAAAAGCTCGCAGGACAATTTTACTATGGCTTTTCATTTGGGCTTGGAGGTTTTGTGGGAGCCTTGTTAGCAGGCTATTTTTATGGGGAGTATCTTTATTTGTATGCCAGTTTGGTGGCACTGCTCGCTCTTGGAAGCTTGATGCTTTTCAAGGTGAGAGAATAA